Genomic window (Sediminispirochaeta smaragdinae DSM 11293):
CCTCTTGTACGCAAATCTTGCCGAATTGTACTATGCTCAGGCCTCCTATCAGCAAGCGATAGATGCCGGCAGCAAGGCCCTTGAGCTGGATGAGAGCGATTCGGTGGGGGCCGCGTTTGTCCGGGCCAAGGCGCTTGCCGCTTTAGAGGAGTATGAACAGGCCCTCACGGCCTTCGATACCGCTATTGAAAGCCATCCCGACTTGATGAATAAAACAGACCATGAGATCCTCATAAGCACGCTTATCAAGACGGAAAGCTATGAACGACTTATTACCGAGATCGGTACCTATGCGGCGACTTTCGGCTATAGCCCCGGCCTCGGACTCCATGAGTCCATGGCGTATCAGCGCCTCGGCCGGGTCGAGGAGTCTCTTTTTGCCGCCTTTAAAGAACTTGAGTACCGAAGGTTCTATGGCATAGTGAGTGAAGAAGAGCTCTCCTCAAGTCTGGATGCCATGTCGACGGCACTGTCTGCTTCAGATCTTGAAACCGATGAGGGAAAACGGCTCATCGCGGCTTTCCATTCCTATCTTGCGGGGGATTACGGCAAGGCCTACGAGATGCTTCATCTGACGAAAGCCGATACGAGCTTTGCCACATATCTTGTGTTGGCCACCTTACTGGAATCCGGCGAGGAGATACAAGAGAACTTCTCCGCTTACGCCGATCTCGAGCAATACTTTTCCGATCTTCCCGGCTATTATTACCATGCCTGGCGGGCCTTGGAGCGTTTACCCTCCACCAGCTTCGCTAACGTACAGCCGCTTTTGGAGAAAACAATTCAGCTTGCACCGGCGACCGGCTTTGCACGGGAGGCGCGGATTCAGCTTGGACGTTTGGTGGGAATAGAAGGGCCTGAGGCCGCTTTGATCCTTACCAAGGAAGAGAGCAACATCCTCTTTTCCCGGGCCCTGTCCACCGGGGACCCCTCCTATCTTGTACCCCTCATCAAGTTGCAGGAGACAAATGAAAATATCTATCAGCTTCATGCCTATCTTCGATTGACCGAGGCTCTCAAATACGAAGCATTTCGTCGTTTCTGTTCTGCTCAGCAGCCGCAGCTTGGTCCCCTTGCTACAGAGCGCATGGCAAGCCTTCTCATCGTCTATGGGAAGTAGGCCTGTGAGAAATGGGGAAGAGGGCGAAAAACGAAAGATAGAGAAACAGCATTGATGCACCGACCCCGAGGGCGATGGTGAGGGAAAAAGAAGCCAATATGGCCTGACTCTGGTTCCCTTTGAAAAGGAGTGGAATGATGCCCGCAATGGTTGTCAGGCTGCTGATGATGATCGACGGTGATTTTTTTCTCAGTGCCAAACCGATAGTACGGCCGTTTTTTTCTATTCCCTTGAGTTCGTTGAGCACCAGAACGCCGTTATTAACGGCAATCCCACCTACGAGAATCAGACCAATCAGGGCTGCACTGTCGACAGCCCTGTGGCTAAGGAAAAAATAGATGAGGGGCAGTGAAAAGGAGAGGGGAATTTGCAGCATGCACAAGAGTGTGCTGGTGATCTTTTCAAAATGAAACATGAGTACGATGAAGACACAGGCTGTCGACAGTACGAGGACCAGGATGAGTTGTTGCTGCTGCCTTGCCGTTTCAAGATAGTAGGGGGCAACATATGAGCGATAGCCGGTTGGGTAGTCGCTTGCATCGGAGAGCAGTCTGAGATGTTCTATCGCATCTTTTATTGCATCCCGGGGAACCGACACCGACATGGTTGCGCTTCGTTCCCTTCCGAAATGATAGATGTTTCCCGTCTCCTGCCGTTTATCAAGCGTAGCAATGCTATCGACTCTTGTGTAGCTTCCGTTTCCAAGAGGAACCGTCATCGAAAGTAACTGCTTTGTGGAATATCCTCCCGCCTGCGAGGCAAAGAAACGGATATCGGCATATCCCTGAGGCAAAAGCGGCGTATACCATTTCCCTGTCACAGGGCCGGAAAGGGAACTGAAGAGGTAATTGTAGAGCGAAATCGGCAGGGTTGAGGAAAGGGTAAGGTAATCACTGTCGAAGCTTAGGTAGTTTGTCGGCAGGACCTCTTTATAGTGAAAAACAATATCGTCATATCCGAGTTCCGCCTGGATCCTTTTGGCAAGATCTGCGTTTATGGCCTTCAAACGTTCCGTCTCCGGGCCAGTGGTGATGATCGACAGGCTTTGATCCTCAGCACCCTTTTCGGGAAAATAGAGGAAAGCCTCAGGTATGGCCCGTGTCACGTTCTGTATGGCGGACCGTACGGAATAGTGGTCACCGCCGGGGACAAGGTGTACGCTTGCCTCGACACGTTCCGGTTTGAGGGTTGCACTAAAAAATTTCACCCCCGCTATCGAAGAAATCCGTGAGAGTGGGCCGGATGCCCTGCTTTGTACCATATCGAGGTTCGCCCCCGGGGGAAATTCGAGATAAAAGCGAAAGCTTTCTTGTTCCGCCGGATCTGATTCTTGTATCTGCATACCCGCGGCCAGATAAAAAACGGCCAGGCAGATAAGCGGCAGAGCGATGATAACGGGGAGACGAATCCTGCTGATTATGGCATGGCCCTTCATAGGGGAGCTCTTTTCCTCAATCTTTACCTGGTTTCCCTTATCGCCCTCCATCGAAGCCAGGAGATCGGGGAGAATGAAAAAAACGTAGAGCATTGAGGCCGTGATCATCATCGAAATTGACAGGGCAATTCCCGCGTAAGCCGTTTGCAGGCTATGCGGGGCAAAAATCAGCGGGAGAAAGACCGATATGGTCGATATCCCGGAGACAAGAATGGAATAGCGGCTGTAATGGGACTCATCTTCCACAAAAACGACTCCCGCATCTATCACCATACCCGTTCCTACGGCAAGGCCCGATAGGGTCATGATGTCCAGGGAAAAGCCGAAAACCTTCAGGCCCGCGATGGTGATGACCAGGGAAAAAGGGATATTGAGACAAATAAGTAAGGCTGGGGCCGCTCTTTTAAGAATCAACATGGTCAAAAGGGATACGGCCAAGATGCCTATCCCTATGTTGATTGCCACCTGCTTGAGCGCCGACTCGATATGTGCCCCATGATCATAGACGATGGTGGCATTGGGGATCGCTTTCGACGCCTCCCGAAGTCCTGCACATAGCCGGACGCTGTTCGCATCACCGGCCTTGGATACCGAGACGAGAATAGATGCCTTACCGTTGAAAAGGGCAAGGGATTTCCGCGGAGTCTGATCAAGGCTGATGTCGGCGACATCACCTATCCTGAGGTTTCTGCCGACCGGGAGTTGCGCTATATCCGAAATAGACCTCACCCTGCTGTCGACGATTGCCGGCAGATGATTTGCGACGTTCCATGAGCGAATCAAATTCCACGATCCGAGGGCATTGTTCAGATCGGAAAGGGTAAGCCCGCAATGGGCCAGCAGCCACGGAGAAAAGCGTATTTGTACCTCTTTTTGCGGGGCTCCACCGATCTCGACCCTTCCCGTTCCCTCAACGTTTTCGAATCGGGTACGTAGTTCCTCTTCGGAGATATCCTGATCGTAGTCGACAGCGAGAATAAAAACAGGCCTGGACTTCATATCGCTTTTCAGAAGCACCGGACGTTGTACCCCCTCGGGCAGGCTTGCATAAAGCCTTTCTGTGACATCCCTGACCAGAAGGTAGGAACGGTCAAGTTGAGCGGTATCATGGAAAAAAATCGTGATTGTTGCCGATTCTTGTTCGCAGACGGAACTGATCCGTTTTATTCCCGGGATGGATTGCAGTTCGTTTTCAAGGGGAGATGTTATGAGCCTCTCGATCTGCTCCTGGAAGACGCCCTTATACTCAATTTGTACGGATATTGCCTTCATACCGGATTCGGGGAGATAGCCCAGATCGATTGATCTTGAAAAGATCAGACTAAGCAGCATGAGCGTAATCAAAAGAAAGAGTTTTCGTTTCGGATGTAGGCTTCTTGGGCTATTATCGGTTTCCATGTTTTGTTACGTAATCAAGGGCGGGAAAGATTAACAGCGAAAGCACTGTTCCTATGAGCAGTCCTCCAATTACGGAAGTTGCGGTATGGGCCTGCAGGGTCGCTTCGGGAGAGCCGTTGAGCATGAGGGGCAGCAGGGCGGTCACGGTTGTCGCCGTGGTGAGAAAGACCGGGCGTAAACGCCCTCCGGCCATGCGTATCAGCTCTTCCCTATTCCTGCTATGGAGAAAAGAGGCCTTGAGGATGATCGTCGTATTGATGGCGGTTCCAAAAAGAATCAGTATTCCTATCCCCGAATTGATATTCAGACTCCTTCCCGTTACGGTAAGAAAGAGAAAACTGCCGCATGCAGAGAGGGGGAGCACGATCATAAGCAACAAGGGGGCAGAGAATGATTCGAACTGTGCTCCGAGGAAAAGGTACATAAGGACCAAGGCGATTGCAAAGGTTCCGATAATGGCCCGCATACTCTCGGCAAAGCTGCTTTGATCTAAACGTTCCCTTTTTATCCCTGTTGTGGAGGATTGCCCTGTCTGCACTGTATTGTTGCCGTCCTTTACGAATAAAAGAATGCTTGGCACCCTGTTATAGCGGTACAGATCGCGCTGCTTTGGCAGACGTTCGAAACGCACCATGTTTCCGAGTTTGACAAAGCCATTCTGTGTCTGTAACGGTATCGCCTCGACTTGCCTCCTGGATAATCTGTCATATCCCGCTATCTGTACGCGGATATCGATCTCCTCATCCCGAAGCGTTATGGTGCCGACGAGTGAACCTTCGACAAGGCCCTTCAATGTCCCGGCAATTGCAGAGGGGGTGATTCCCGAATTTCTGCAAGCCAATTGATCGGGAACCAGGCGCAGTTCGGTGTAGCCCCCGGATTCTTCCAGACGAGGATCCGATTCCGGGGCCTCTTGCAGCAATTGGGACCTATAGGCCCGGGCCTCTTGCAGTACGTTTTCCCTTTCCCTGCCTGAAAACCTCAGACGAATTTCCTTCCCTTTGGAAAGCAGTCGCGAGATAGGATCAGAACTGTCGGGCCAGGAGAGTTTTCCGACAGAAAGTATCGCTGCCTCCCGCTCTATGTGCGCTTTGAGTATCGCTTCCCTTTGGTAGGTTTGTGGTGCATAAAAGAAAGTGAAGAATATGTCGTTCAAAGATGATTCTTTTTTTGCCCGCTCGAGAGGGTTATCCGCCTCGTATCCGGTATATGCATAGCCGCCGCTGATTCCTTCGGCCTCTCCTACCGCTTGTAAAAACCTCTCTGCCGCCGCCTCCACCCCATCAAAGGGG
Coding sequences:
- a CDS encoding tetratricopeptide repeat protein, with protein sequence MKTRYVLLFLSLILVSCSASFDKDFEAAMGRESGPEVLNALLALDQSYPETLKVKVNIGALYLLLGQYERAAVYLEQGKKLDRWYGNKKTRYLLYANLAELYYAQASYQQAIDAGSKALELDESDSVGAAFVRAKALAALEEYEQALTAFDTAIESHPDLMNKTDHEILISTLIKTESYERLITEIGTYAATFGYSPGLGLHESMAYQRLGRVEESLFAAFKELEYRRFYGIVSEEELSSSLDAMSTALSASDLETDEGKRLIAAFHSYLAGDYGKAYEMLHLTKADTSFATYLVLATLLESGEEIQENFSAYADLEQYFSDLPGYYYHAWRALERLPSTSFANVQPLLEKTIQLAPATGFAREARIQLGRLVGIEGPEAALILTKEESNILFSRALSTGDPSYLVPLIKLQETNENIYQLHAYLRLTEALKYEAFRRFCSAQQPQLGPLATERMASLLIVYGK
- a CDS encoding efflux RND transporter permease subunit, which codes for METDNSPRSLHPKRKLFLLITLMLLSLIFSRSIDLGYLPESGMKAISVQIEYKGVFQEQIERLITSPLENELQSIPGIKRISSVCEQESATITIFFHDTAQLDRSYLLVRDVTERLYASLPEGVQRPVLLKSDMKSRPVFILAVDYDQDISEEELRTRFENVEGTGRVEIGGAPQKEVQIRFSPWLLAHCGLTLSDLNNALGSWNLIRSWNVANHLPAIVDSRVRSISDIAQLPVGRNLRIGDVADISLDQTPRKSLALFNGKASILVSVSKAGDANSVRLCAGLREASKAIPNATIVYDHGAHIESALKQVAINIGIGILAVSLLTMLILKRAAPALLICLNIPFSLVITIAGLKVFGFSLDIMTLSGLAVGTGMVIDAGVVFVEDESHYSRYSILVSGISTISVFLPLIFAPHSLQTAYAGIALSISMMITASMLYVFFILPDLLASMEGDKGNQVKIEEKSSPMKGHAIISRIRLPVIIALPLICLAVFYLAAGMQIQESDPAEQESFRFYLEFPPGANLDMVQSRASGPLSRISSIAGVKFFSATLKPERVEASVHLVPGGDHYSVRSAIQNVTRAIPEAFLYFPEKGAEDQSLSIITTGPETERLKAINADLAKRIQAELGYDDIVFHYKEVLPTNYLSFDSDYLTLSSTLPISLYNYLFSSLSGPVTGKWYTPLLPQGYADIRFFASQAGGYSTKQLLSMTVPLGNGSYTRVDSIATLDKRQETGNIYHFGRERSATMSVSVPRDAIKDAIEHLRLLSDASDYPTGYRSYVAPYYLETARQQQQLILVLVLSTACVFIVLMFHFEKITSTLLCMLQIPLSFSLPLIYFFLSHRAVDSAALIGLILVGGIAVNNGVLVLNELKGIEKNGRTIGLALRKKSPSIIISSLTTIAGIIPLLFKGNQSQAILASFSLTIALGVGASMLFLYLSFFALFPISHRPTSHRR